A single window of Salvia splendens isolate huo1 chromosome 8, SspV2, whole genome shotgun sequence DNA harbors:
- the LOC121743763 gene encoding receptor-like protein kinase HERK 1, whose translation MMILIACGVLRFLLLQFLILNFVCSCIGFDPKDKYYVNCGSSTDVAVGSITYIADKPSSRYLSTPEDILAHTTSNSIASSDDSVLFPTARIFTKPSTYTFPLRQSGRHWIRLRFYPFHYQNFDMKSATFSVFSSHKETRLLSDFSPQNATVNEYLLNMTSGNTMITFSPSRNSFAYVNSVEVVSAPDSLIIDDASLFNPVMAYSGLVDQALETVVRVNMGGPFVSLVNDTLGRSWVPDWPFLLHPDLATNASNIGGVRYPGGGATQDIAPPTVYGTCTKMNSQSDPNSNFNVTWNFGVDAGFQYLIRLHFCDIVSKGANQLVFDVYIGGFLVDRDLELSSVSQGRLATAYFKDFVTPLMDKDSLSVSIGPSKLSYYPDALLNGLEVMKISKKGSFSIGGSSLAPFSRSKNKLAVIVGVSVGVPFLSLIVVGILVFAQRRKKKKQEVSHSKTWIHIPVDGGASHSHNMDSNLSYCMPFAVVEEATNSFDEGRVVGVGGFGKVYKGVLGDGTKLAVKRGNPSSPQGLAEFRTEIEMLSRFRHRHLVSLLGYCDEKNEMILVYEYMENGTLKSHLYGSNLPSLGWKERLQICIGAARGLDYLHTGYTKAVIHRDVKSANILLDENLMAKVADFGLSKTGPDIDKTHVSTAVKGSFGYLDPEYFRRQQLTEKSDVYSFGVVMFEVLCARPVIDPSLPREMVNLGEWAIKWQKKGELDQIIDHRLVGRIKPDSLRKYGETAEKCLAEFGVDRPSMGDVLWNLEYALQLQEAVERDDPEESSSNYIHEISPHFNDVDTSNSFGQFERSSGDDLSDASVSKVFSQLIRSEGR comes from the coding sequence ATGATGATATTGATAGCTTGTGGGGTGTTGAGATTTCTACTCTTGCAATTCTTGATCTTGAATTTCGTATGTTCTTGTATAGGATTCGATCCTAAAGATAAGTACTACGTAAATTGTGGATCATCAACTGATGTTGCAGTAGGGAGCATCACTTACATAGCTGATAAACCATCTTCAAGATATCTCTCAACTCCAGAAGATATCTTAGCCCACACCACTTCCAATTCCATCGCATCATCCGACGATTCTGTGTTGTTTCCAACTGCTAGAATCTTCACCAAGCCTTCAACATACACCTTCCCTCTTAGGCAGAGTGGTAGGCATTGGATTCGCCTCCGTTTCTATCCATTTCATTACcagaattttgacatgaaatctgCTACTTTCTCTGTTTTTTCATCCCATAAAGAAACTAGGCTGCTTAGTGATTTCAGCCCCCAAAATGCTACTGTCAATGAATACTTACTAAACATGACTAGTGGAAACACAATGATCACCTTTTCCCCTTCAAGAAACTCATTTGCATATGTCAACTCTGTGGAAGTTGTCTCTGCTCCTGATAGCCTCATCATTGATGATGCCTCACTTTTCAATCCAGTTATGGCTTATAGTGGCCTAGTTGATCAAGCTCTAGAGACTGTTGTTAGGGTGAATATGGGTGGCCCTTTCGTGTCATTGGTGAACGACACTTTGGGGCGAAGTTGGGTCCCGGACTGGCCCTTCTTGCTGCACCCTGACCTAGCCACCAATGCCTCGAATATTGGTGGTGTTAGGTATCCGGGAGGCGGTGCAACACAAGATATTGCACCTCCCACTGTGTATGGAACTTGCACCAAGATGAACTCTCAGAGTGATCCCAATAGCAACTTTAATGTGACATGGAATTTTGGAGTGGATGCTGGCTTTCAGTACTTGATTAGGTTGCATTTCTGTGACATTGTGAGCAAGGGGGCTAATCAGCTTGTGTTTGATGTGTACATTGGTGGATTTCTTGTTGATCGTGATCTTGAGCTGAGTTCTGTGAGTCAGGGACGTTTGGCCACCGCGTATTTTAAAGACTTTGTCACCCCATTGATGGATAAAGATAGCTTGAGTGTGAGTATTGGTCCTTCCAAATTGAGTTATTACCCAGACGCCCTTCTCAACGGATTGGAGGTTATGAAGATAAGCAAGAAGGGAAGCTTTTCCATTGGTGGATCTAGTTTAGCTCCATTTTCGAGATCCAAGAATAAGTTGGCTGTGATTGTAGGTGTGAGTGTTGGAGTGCCTTTTCTTTCTTTGATTGTGGTAGGGATTCTTGTTTTCGCGCagaggagaaagaagaagaagcaagaaGTTAGCCACTCGAAAACATGGATTCATATACCAGTTGATGGTGGAGCTTCTCACTCTCACAACATGGATTCCAACTTGAGCTACTGCATGCCATTTGCTGTGGTTGAAGAAGCAACCAACAGCTTCGATGAGGGCCGTGTGGTAGGGGTTGGTGGCTTTGGAAAAGTTTACAAAGGCGTTCTTGGAGATGGGACTAAGTTAGCTGTCAAGAGAGGCAATCCGAGTTCCCCACAAGGCCTAGCAGAGTTCAGAACTGAAATCGAGATGCTTTCAAGGTTCCGCCATCGCCATCTGGTCTCTTTACTTGGCTACTGTGACGAGAAGAACGAGATGATTCTTGTCTACGAGTACATGGAAAACGGCACCCTCAAGAGTCATCTATATGGCTCGAATCTCCCCAGTTTAGGGTGGAAGGAGAGGCTCCAAATATGCATTGGGGCAGCACGAGGTTTAGACTACCTTCACACTGGCTACACGAAAGCTGTCATACACCGTGATGTGAAATCTGCAAACATATTGCTGGATGAGAATCTCATGGCTAAGGTAGCAGATTTCGGGCTGTCCAAAACCGGGCCTGACATAGATAAGACGCATGTCAGCACGGCTGTTAAGGGCAGCTTCGGGTACCTTGATCCCGAGTACTTCAGAAGGCAGCAGCTGACGGAGAAATCAGATGTTTACTCATTTGGTGTGGTGATGTTTGAAGTTTTGTGCGCTAGGCCTGTGATAGATCCATCCTTGCCTAGAGAGATGGTGAACTTAGGGGAATGGGCGATCAAGTGGCAGAAGAAGGGGGAGCTGGATCAGATAATCGACCACAGACTCGTTGGCAGGATAAAGCCTGACTCCCTCAGGAAATATGGCGAAACAGCGGAGAAATGCCTGGCTGAGTTCGGGGTGGACAGGCCCTCCATGGGAGATGTGCTGTGGAACTTGGAGTATGCACTGCAGCTTCAAGAGGCAGTGGAGAGAGATGATCCTGAGGAAAGCAGTAGCAATTATATACATGAGATTTCTCCACACTTCAACGATGTTGACACGAGCAATTCATTCGGCCAGTTTGAAAGATCGAGTGGTGATGATCTCTCTGATGCTTCTGTTAGTAAAGTCTTCTCTCAGCTCATCAGATCTGAGGGTAGATGA
- the LOC121743766 gene encoding probable NOT transcription complex subunit VIP2 isoform X1 — MSGLLNSSLNGSTSSLPDSTGRSYTSSFSVQSGGGSPAYHHAGNMQGLHNLHGNFNVPNMPGALGSRSTTMNNIASSGLQQASGNLSTGRFSSNNLPVALSQISHSNTHVHSGMASRVGMSVIGNQGYSSSTNGVGGSIPGILPTSAAIGNRTSVSGLGISLVLGNAGQRMASSMGSIVGGGNIGRNISSGGGLSMPGLTSRLNLSANSGSGNLSVQGQNRLMSGVLQQASPQVLSMFGNSYPSAGGPLSQNHVQSVNNLTGMSMFGDMNSNDGAPFDINDFPQLNSRPSSSGGQGQIGSLRKQGLSPVVQQNQEFSIQNEDFPALPGFKGGNIDYSMDMHQKEQIHDSSVSMMQPQNFSMGRSSGFNLGATYSPHRPQQQQHTQSASGSGGPFSNVNNQDLLHVHSSELFPPSHSNYHSQSSGPPGIGLLPLNSPSSVSGMGSYEHLQQYQQHPNQSQFRLQPMSAVGHPFRDQGAKPMQAAQTASDPFGLRGLLSVIRMSDPDLSSLALGIDLTTLGLNLNSTENLHKTFGSPWSDEPAKGDTEYAVPQCYYAKQPPPLSQVYFSKFQLDTLFYIFYSMPKDKAQLYAANELYNRAWFYHREIHYWFTRVSNMEPLVKTSAYERGSYICFDPNTWETIRKDNFVLHYDMLEKRPALPQH; from the exons ATGTCAGGGTTGCTCAAT TCATCACTGAACGGTTCTACTTCAAGTCTTCCTGACAGCACAGGGCGTTCATACACATCATCATTTTCTGTGCAGTCCGGTGGTGGTTCTCCTGCTTATCATCATGCTG GAAATATGCAGGGACTACACAATCTTCACGGAAACTTCAATGTTCCAAACATGCCGGGTGCGCTTGGATCAAGAAGTACAACTATGAATAACATTGCTTCAAGTGGGTTGCAACAAGCTTCTGGCAACCTTTCTACTGGCCGTTTTTCTTCCAACAACCTTCCAGTTGCTCTTTCTCAG ATATCTCACAGCAATACACATGTTCATTCAGGGATGGCAAGTAGGGTTGGTATGAGTGTCATAGGAAACCAAGGATATAGTAGCAGCACTAATGGAGTTGGTGGTTCTATCCCAGGGATCCTACCAACATCTGCTGCAATTGGCAATCGGACATCTGTTTCCGGTCTTGGTATATCTCTGGTCCTAGGAAATGCAGGGCAACGAATGGCAAGTTCAATGGGTAGTATAGTTGGTGGGGGAAATATTGGCCGGAATATTAGCTCAGGTGGAGGGCTATCTATGCCTGGACTTACTTCTCGATTGAATTTATCAGCCAACAGCGGTTCCGGAAATTTAAGCGTGCAAGGACAAAATAGACTGATGAGTGGTGTGCTTCAACAAG CTTCTCCACAGGTACTGTCAATGTTTGGCAATTCCTATCCTTCTGCTGGTGGTCCTCTATCTCAAAACCATGTTCAATCCGTAAATAATCTTACGGGTATGAGCATGTTCGGTGACATGAATTCCAATGATGGTGCTCCTTTTGATATTAATGATTTCCCTCAGCTGAATAGTCGTCCCAGTTCATCTGGAGGCCAAGGGCAAATAG GTTCTTTGCGAAAGCAAGGTCTTAGTCCTGTTGTTCAACAAAATCAGGAGTTCAGTATCCAAAATGAAGATTTTCCAGCCTTACCTGGATTTAAGG GTGGCAACATAGATTACTCAATGGACATGCATCAGAAAGAACAAATTCATGATAGTTCTGTTTCCATGATGCAGCCACAAAATTTTTCT ATGGGACGCTCTTCTGGTTTCAATTTGGGTGCAACTTATTCACCCCATCGGCCACAACAGCAGCAACATACTCAATCAGCAAGTGGTAGTGGTGGGCCCTTTTCTAATGTAAATAATCAAGATCTGCTCCATGTACATAGTTCGGAGTTGTTTCCACCATCACATTCGAACTATCATTCACAG AGCAGTGGACCCCCGGGAATTGGATTGCTGCCTCTGAATAGTCCAAGTTCAGTATCTGGTATGGGGTCGTATGAACACCTACAACAATATCAACAGCATCCCAATCAATCCCAATTCCGCCTTCAACCAATGTCTGCTGTTGGTCATCCGTTTAGGGATCAAGGAGCAAAGCCTATGCAGGCTGCCCAGACAGCTTCGGATCCATTTGGCTTGCGTGGTTTATTAAGTGTGATAAGAATGAGTGATCCTGATTTGTCATCTCTTGCACTTGGAATTGACCTAACTACACTTGGATTGAACTTGAATTCTACGGAAAATCTTCATAAAACGTTTGGTTCCCCATGGTCAGATGAGCCTGCAAAGGGTGATACTGAATATGCTGTGCCACAATGTTATTATGCCAAACAACCACCGCCTTTAAGT CAAGTATACTTCTCAAAGTTCCAATTAGACACACTGTTCTACATTTTTTATAG TATGCCAAAGGATAAAGCTCAATTGTATGCGGCAAATGAGTT ATATAATAGAGCCTGGTTCTATCACCGGGAGATACACTATTGGTTTACAAGAGTTAGCAACATGGAGCCTCTTGTGAAGACAAGTGCTTACGAGAGAGGTTCTTATATCTGCTTTGATCCAAACACATGGGAGACAATTCGAAAG GATAATTTTGTTCTTCATTATGACATGTTGGAAAAGAGACCAGCTCTGCCTCAACATTGA
- the LOC121743766 gene encoding probable NOT transcription complex subunit VIP2 isoform X2 — MQGLHNLHGNFNVPNMPGALGSRSTTMNNIASSGLQQASGNLSTGRFSSNNLPVALSQISHSNTHVHSGMASRVGMSVIGNQGYSSSTNGVGGSIPGILPTSAAIGNRTSVSGLGISLVLGNAGQRMASSMGSIVGGGNIGRNISSGGGLSMPGLTSRLNLSANSGSGNLSVQGQNRLMSGVLQQASPQVLSMFGNSYPSAGGPLSQNHVQSVNNLTGMSMFGDMNSNDGAPFDINDFPQLNSRPSSSGGQGQIGSLRKQGLSPVVQQNQEFSIQNEDFPALPGFKGGNIDYSMDMHQKEQIHDSSVSMMQPQNFSMGRSSGFNLGATYSPHRPQQQQHTQSASGSGGPFSNVNNQDLLHVHSSELFPPSHSNYHSQSSGPPGIGLLPLNSPSSVSGMGSYEHLQQYQQHPNQSQFRLQPMSAVGHPFRDQGAKPMQAAQTASDPFGLRGLLSVIRMSDPDLSSLALGIDLTTLGLNLNSTENLHKTFGSPWSDEPAKGDTEYAVPQCYYAKQPPPLSQVYFSKFQLDTLFYIFYSMPKDKAQLYAANELYNRAWFYHREIHYWFTRVSNMEPLVKTSAYERGSYICFDPNTWETIRKDNFVLHYDMLEKRPALPQH, encoded by the exons ATGCAGGGACTACACAATCTTCACGGAAACTTCAATGTTCCAAACATGCCGGGTGCGCTTGGATCAAGAAGTACAACTATGAATAACATTGCTTCAAGTGGGTTGCAACAAGCTTCTGGCAACCTTTCTACTGGCCGTTTTTCTTCCAACAACCTTCCAGTTGCTCTTTCTCAG ATATCTCACAGCAATACACATGTTCATTCAGGGATGGCAAGTAGGGTTGGTATGAGTGTCATAGGAAACCAAGGATATAGTAGCAGCACTAATGGAGTTGGTGGTTCTATCCCAGGGATCCTACCAACATCTGCTGCAATTGGCAATCGGACATCTGTTTCCGGTCTTGGTATATCTCTGGTCCTAGGAAATGCAGGGCAACGAATGGCAAGTTCAATGGGTAGTATAGTTGGTGGGGGAAATATTGGCCGGAATATTAGCTCAGGTGGAGGGCTATCTATGCCTGGACTTACTTCTCGATTGAATTTATCAGCCAACAGCGGTTCCGGAAATTTAAGCGTGCAAGGACAAAATAGACTGATGAGTGGTGTGCTTCAACAAG CTTCTCCACAGGTACTGTCAATGTTTGGCAATTCCTATCCTTCTGCTGGTGGTCCTCTATCTCAAAACCATGTTCAATCCGTAAATAATCTTACGGGTATGAGCATGTTCGGTGACATGAATTCCAATGATGGTGCTCCTTTTGATATTAATGATTTCCCTCAGCTGAATAGTCGTCCCAGTTCATCTGGAGGCCAAGGGCAAATAG GTTCTTTGCGAAAGCAAGGTCTTAGTCCTGTTGTTCAACAAAATCAGGAGTTCAGTATCCAAAATGAAGATTTTCCAGCCTTACCTGGATTTAAGG GTGGCAACATAGATTACTCAATGGACATGCATCAGAAAGAACAAATTCATGATAGTTCTGTTTCCATGATGCAGCCACAAAATTTTTCT ATGGGACGCTCTTCTGGTTTCAATTTGGGTGCAACTTATTCACCCCATCGGCCACAACAGCAGCAACATACTCAATCAGCAAGTGGTAGTGGTGGGCCCTTTTCTAATGTAAATAATCAAGATCTGCTCCATGTACATAGTTCGGAGTTGTTTCCACCATCACATTCGAACTATCATTCACAG AGCAGTGGACCCCCGGGAATTGGATTGCTGCCTCTGAATAGTCCAAGTTCAGTATCTGGTATGGGGTCGTATGAACACCTACAACAATATCAACAGCATCCCAATCAATCCCAATTCCGCCTTCAACCAATGTCTGCTGTTGGTCATCCGTTTAGGGATCAAGGAGCAAAGCCTATGCAGGCTGCCCAGACAGCTTCGGATCCATTTGGCTTGCGTGGTTTATTAAGTGTGATAAGAATGAGTGATCCTGATTTGTCATCTCTTGCACTTGGAATTGACCTAACTACACTTGGATTGAACTTGAATTCTACGGAAAATCTTCATAAAACGTTTGGTTCCCCATGGTCAGATGAGCCTGCAAAGGGTGATACTGAATATGCTGTGCCACAATGTTATTATGCCAAACAACCACCGCCTTTAAGT CAAGTATACTTCTCAAAGTTCCAATTAGACACACTGTTCTACATTTTTTATAG TATGCCAAAGGATAAAGCTCAATTGTATGCGGCAAATGAGTT ATATAATAGAGCCTGGTTCTATCACCGGGAGATACACTATTGGTTTACAAGAGTTAGCAACATGGAGCCTCTTGTGAAGACAAGTGCTTACGAGAGAGGTTCTTATATCTGCTTTGATCCAAACACATGGGAGACAATTCGAAAG GATAATTTTGTTCTTCATTATGACATGTTGGAAAAGAGACCAGCTCTGCCTCAACATTGA
- the LOC121745697 gene encoding probable LRR receptor-like serine/threonine-protein kinase At4g29180 codes for MHKSVIPFVLFNLILYSQGQPDSWIGIDCGSNKSTSTFDFIWDTDEACIKSGTNHLVPNSTIISFVTFQTLRVFTDQNKNCYTLPKTSSYGYFIRAAFLYANYDGQSRPPTFDLEIDGNKWTTRIISVCLATTNKDEIPFISSLEAWPIYYTMYTGLSRDMAWLSTYRYDYGSSIGVLGYAGRDDFNRIWEPIVVAGAVNTSGNGQQQHHQLHHMPESMLPPIISAIEIYTATDPLIANGTNQSDLNGLMSFTNVYTRLSGWSGEPCLPSDTVWQWLGCSATVPPRATSLYLSGYQLNRRLTNFQQMQALVDIDLSNNSLSGQIPDFLGQLPNLRKLNQSHNDFSGEVPTTIRHNKRLTYEYVHRLCHYNSISYLLILNNNVTNSVSGNPNLDRKDGGSSKTALIVGLAVGIPLLVIAALLIVFWLRRVRKTENGSTNTQEPLCTSSRR; via the exons atgCACAAGTCAGTAATCCCTTTTGTTCTCTTCAATCTCATACTCTATTCGCAAG GTCAACCAGATTCATGGATAGGGATAGACTGTGGCTCCAACAAAAGCACATCTACTTTTGACTTCATCTGGGACACCGATGAGGCCTGCATCAAGTCGGGGACGAACCATCTCGTTCCCAACAGCACCATCATCAGCTTTGTCACCTTCCAGACCCTCCGCGTCTTCACTGACCAGAACAAGAACTGCTACACATTGCCAAAAACCAGCAGCTACGGATACTTCATCAGAGCAGCGTTTCTGTACGCAAACTACGACGGCCAGTCTAGGCCTCCCACTTTTGATCTCGAgattgatgggaataaatggaCGACT CGTATCATCAGCGTGTGCTTAGCAACAACAAACAAAGATGAGATCCCCTTCATTTCCTCACTCGAAGCATGGCCTATTTATTATACTATGTACACAGGTCTGAGCCGGGACATGGCCTGGCTCTCCACCTATCGCTATGACTATGGCTCTAGCATCGGTGTTTTGGG GTACGCAGGGAGAGACGACTTCAACAGGATATGGGAGCCGATCGTTGTAGCAGGTGCCGTCAACACAAGTGGCA ATGGCCAGCAGCAACATCACCAGCTGCACCACATGCCAGAGTCCATGCTACCACCCATCATCAGCGCCATTGAGATATATACCGCCACTGATCCCCTTATTGCAAACGGAACTAACCAAAGTGACT TGAATGGGCTGATGAGCTTCACCAATGTCTACACTCGACTCAGCGGATGGAGTGGGGAGCCATGTCTCCCCTCAGACACCGTGTGGCAATGGTTGGGCTGCTCCGCCACTGTACCACCCAGAGCCACTTCTTT ATATCTTTCAGGATACCAACTCAACCGCCGTCTCACTAATTTCCAACAAATGCAAGCTCTTGTCGACAT AGATTTGAGCAATAACAGTCTTAGTGGGCAAATCCCAGATTTCCTTGGACAACTACCGAATTTGAGGAAACT CAACCAATCACACAACGATTTCTCTGGGGAGGTCCCAACCACAATCCGCCACAACAAAAGGCTTACATACGAGTATGTACACCGTCTTTGCCATTATAACTCGATTTCTTACCTACTCATCCTTAACAATAATGTCACAAACAGTGTATCTGGAAACCCGAATCTTGACCGTAAAGATGGTGGTAGCTCGAAAACAGCCTTGATCGTAGGCCTAGCTGTGGGCATACCACTGCTTGTTATAGCAGCGTTGCTTATCGTATTCTGGCTAAGACGAGtaagaaaaacagaaaatgGGAGCACAAATACACAAGAACCCCTCTGCACCTCCAGCAGACGATGA
- the LOC121743765 gene encoding E3 UFM1-protein ligase 1 homolog: protein MDEELLELQRQFEFAQQAKSSIRLSERNVVELVQKLQQLEIIDFELLHTSSGKEYITQGQLRSEIVSEINNRGRVSLIDLADSIGVDLYHVEKQSQYVVSNDSSLMLINGEIVSSSYWDTVSEEINERLQECSQISLAEIAAQLQVGSELIVSVLETRIGTLIKGRLEGGQLYTPAYVARVNAMVRGAARGIAVPMNMSAWWSSLQALLQDMDGFSGVAVESSFFQSLFNSLVKGGEILGSLRAGVHWTPSVFATAQKECVDSFFSQNSFISYETLHKLGIPQPIQFLQSRYPEGKALDTVFVHNSLIEMLDASVDDAVECGSWIVSLTILPTSFTSQDASKVLSFCPTVQRALKSGKAHILGESYILSDTFVKHLFDSIQKEMENISLAEHTAVGPSDVSHLIKDARQGNDDSSNLTDQDEYGNKNGIGKSGSEKGSKKKKGKAAGNVKAGSAESGTELHESTKKKQKKGKANPGAQVSDPKPGAKKDTERLDQPSFLSEKSLIQKIMSMIPDLEEQGLDDPETVLAPLANYLRPMLLNSWMERRKAAFTENAQQMKQLHEDLQRMLDEAFLNIQLYEKALDLFEDDPPTAVLLHKHLLRTAATPIVDTLLVHLDKHEKLKNGLQLEGPQILEPVVMSSADRIALAKGLPGSLSAKALELVETLEGKLVEAFISAARELIEESGLVLKKLDKKLERTLLHSYKKDLTSQVSAESDPVALLAKVVSLLYVQIHGKALQAPGRAISVTVARLKDKLDDLAFKTLQNYQKAAVTLLSLMSSATGNEEDCTSDRILSQRELLEGLMPALKSLVTKS, encoded by the exons GGCAAAGAATACATCACTCAG GGGCAATTGAGGAGTGAAATTGTTTCTGAAATAAATAATAGAGGTCGAGTATCCTTGATTGATTTGGCGGATTCTATAGGGGTAGATTTGTACCATGTCGAAAAGCAATCGCAATACGTTGTGTCCAATGATTCTTCGCTTATGTTGATTAATGGCGAGATAGTTTCCAGTTCTTATTGGGACACAGTTTCCGAGGAAATCAATGAAAGGCTCCAGGAATGCAGCCAAATTTCGTTGGCGGAGATTGCGGCACAGCTGCAAGTGGGCTCAGAACTGATCGTTTCTGTTCTAGAAACTCGTATTGGGACATTG ATCAAAGGTCGGCTTGAGGGTGGACAATTGTATACACCGGCATATGTTGCACGTGTGAATGCAATGGTGCGCGGAGCAGCAAGAGGGATTGCTGTTCCTATGAATATGTCGGCATGGTGGAGCTCATTGCAGGCTCTTTTGCAAGATATGGATGGGTTTAGTGGAGTGGCGGTTGAGAGTAGTTTTTTCCAGTCATTGTTTAATAGTTTGGTTAAAGGAGGAGAGATTCTTGGCTCACTTCGCGCTGGAGTACACTGGACACCTTCT GTTTTCGCCACAGCTCAAAAAGAATGTGTGGATTCTTTCTTTTCGCAG AATTCCTTCATAAGCTATGAAACTCTTCACAAACTTGGAATACCACAACCTATTCAGTTTTTGCAG TCCAGATATCCTGAAGGCAAGGCTCTTGATACTGTCTTTGTTCATAATTCGCTGATTGAAATGTTGGACGCATCTGTGGATGATGCTGTTGAATGTGGCAGCTG GATAGTTTCGCTTACAATTTTACCCACATCCTTTACCTCCCAAGATGCATCTAAGGTTCTTTCATTTTGTCCAACTGTTCAAAGAGCTCTAAAG TCTGGCAAAGCACACATTTTGGGGGAATCATATATTTTGAGTGATACTTTTGTGAAG CATTTGTTTGATAGTATTCAGAAAGAGATGGAGAACATTAGTCTTGCTGAACATACTGCTGTTGGGCCATCTGATGTATCACATCTCATCAAAGATGCCAGGCAGGGAAATGATGACAGCAGCAACCTAACTGACCAAGATGAATATGGTAACAAAAATGGCATAGGTAAATCAGGTTCAGAAAAAGggtctaaaaagaaaaaaggaaaagcaGCTGGGAATGTGAAAGCCGGGAGTGCTGAAAGTGGTACGGAGTTACATGAATCAACTAAGAAAAAGCAGAAAAAGGGAAAGGCAAACCCAGGTGCACAAGTTTCAGATCCAAAGCCAGGTGCCAAAAAAGATACTGAGAGGTTGGATCAACCTAGCTTTCTATCAGAAAAATCATTGATTCAGAAGATAATGTCAATGATCCCAGATTTGGAGGAACAAG GTTTGGATGATCCTGAGACCGTTCTTGCACCTCTGGCCAACTATTTGAGACCTATGCTTCTAAATTCATGGATGGAAAGAAGAAAGGCTGCTTTTACGGAGAATGCTCAGCAAATGAAACAGCTGCATGAAGATTTACAGCGTATGCTTGATGAG GCATtcttaaatattcaattatatgAAAAAGCACTAGATTTGTTCGAAGATGACCCGCCAACTGCT GTTCTCTTGCATAAACACTTGTTACGGACTGCAGCCACCCCAATTGTGGACACTCTCTTAGTTCATTTG GACAAGCACGAGAAACTGAAGAATGGACTTCAACTTGAGGGACCCCAAATTCTTGAACCTGTAGTAATGAGCTCTGCAGATAGAATTGCTCTG GCGAAGGGTTTGCCTGGGTCTTTATCAGCCAAAGCCCTTGAGCTGGTTGAAACCTTAGAGGGGAAG CTGGTGGAAGCATTCATAAGTGCAGCAAGAGAATTAATAGAGGAAAG TGGTTTAGTATTAAAGAAACTTGATAAGAAGTTGGAGAGGACTCTTCTGCATTCCTACAAAAAG GATTTGACATCTCAAGTTTCTGCTGAATCTGATCCTGTCGCCCTTCTGGCGAAAGTTGTTTCTTTACTATATGTTCAG ATACATGGAAAAGCTCTTCAAGCTCCTGGCAGAGCAATTTCAGTCACTGTGGCTCGATTAAAG GATAAATTGGATGATTTAGCATTCAAGACCTTACAAAATTATCAAAAGGCAGCTGTAACCCTTCTATCTCTGATGTCCTCGGCAACTGGCAAC GAAGAAGACTGTACGTCGGACAGAATATTGAGCCAAAGGGAGCTCCTAGAGGGTTTGATGCCTGCGTTGAAGAGCTTAGTTACAAAATCCTGA